The following nucleotide sequence is from Zea mays cultivar B73 chromosome 1, Zm-B73-REFERENCE-NAM-5.0, whole genome shotgun sequence.
ggaaaagcatttgaaacagggggagaaaatttcaaatcttgaaaatgcttctcaaaatcttattcatttgcctttgactatttgcaaaagaactttgaaaagaatttacaaaagagtttgcaaaaacaaaacatgtggtgcaagcgtggtccaaaatgttaaataaggaagaaacaatccatgcatatcttgtaagtattggctcaatttcaagcaacctttgcacttacattatgcaaactagttcaattatgcacttctatatttgctttggtttgtgttggcatcaatcaccaaaaagggggagattgaaagggaattaggcttacacctagtccctaattaattttggtggttgaattgcccaacacaaataaatggactaactagtttgctctagtgtataagttatacaggtgtaaaaggttcacactcagccaataaaaagaccaaaagttgggttcaacaaaagagcaaagggccaaccgaaggcacctctggtttggcgcaccggactgtccggtgcaccagaggactccaacgcaaactcgccaccttcgggaatttccagaggcactcgcgctataattcaccggactgtccggtgtacaccggacagtgtccggtgcgccaaggaggagcggcctcaggaactcgccggcttcgggaatctccaacggctagtccgctataattcaccggacatgtccggtgtgcaccggactgtccggtgcaactccggagcaacggctattcggcgccaacggctacctgcgacgcaattaatgcgcgcgcagcgcgcgcagaagtcaggcgcgcccatactggcgcaccggacaaggaacagtgcatgtccggtgtgcaccggacatccaggcgggcccacaagtcagaagcttcaacggtcagaatccaacggcagtgatgacgtggcgggggcaccggacatgtccggtgtgcaccggactgtccggtgcgccatcgaacagacagcctcccaacggccacttttggtggttggggctataaataccccaaccacccccacattcattgcatccaagttttccacttctcaaccacttacaagagctaggcattcaattctagacacaccaaagagatcaaatcctctccaattccacacaaggctttagtgattagcgagagagatttgccgtgttcttttgagctcttgcgcttggattgcttcttttctttctcacttgctcttgtgatcaacactcaattgtaatcaaggcaagaggcaccaattgtgtggtggcccttgcggggaagttttgttcccggctttgatttgagaagagaagctcactcggtccgagggaccgtttgagagagggaagggttgaaagagacccggcctttgtggcctcctcaacggggagtaggtttgcgagaaccgaacctcggtaaaacaaatccgcgtgtcacactcttcatttggttgcgatttgttttgcgccctctttcgcggactcgtttatacttctaacgctaacccggcttgtagttgtgtttatatttgtaaatttcagtttcgccctattcacccccccccccctctaggcgactatcagctccaacgatcgaaccctaacggttgggtgacgtggctggcacaccggacagtgtccggtggcgcaccggactgtccggtgcgaccttcgacagcagccttccccaacggccactttggtggttggggctataaataccccctaaccaccacacttcaaggcatccaagttttcagccaacatattcaatacaagagctagtgcgttcaatacaagacacaattaaagtgaatcaaaatctctccaagtcccaattccactcaaagcattagtgactagaagagagagttttgccgtgttcttttgagctcttgcgcttggatcgcttttcttcttccccatttcttatcccaagacatttgtaaccaaagcaagagacaccaattgtgtggtgatccttgtggggactaagtgtcccaattgattgagaggagaagctcactcggtctaagtgacggtttgagagaggaaaagggttgaaagagacccggtctttgtgaccacctcaacgaggagtaggtttgcaagaaccgaacctcggtaaaacaaatcaccgtgtcacactcttcatttgcttgtgatttgttttcgctcgctctttcggactcgacttcatttctaacgctaaccccggcttgtagtggtgcttaaagtttataaatttcagatttgcctattcaccccctctaggcgactttcagtattcTTGTAAGAACACACCTATGTGAGATCAACTGTTGATCGCGGTTTGTAAGAATTTAGAATTTCTTAAGAAGCTCATGAAGAGAGATAAGAGTATGCCATATACGCTCCACTCGCGGGGTAGGCAATTGGTAGCCTAAGCCTAGTACCAGTCCAGACGTCAAGTGAAACTTGTTCACaccaaactgtcaattcaaggcttagtccattgtgcagttgtggACGAGCCTAGTTAGTcgttctaggtggatgttcaaccTTAGCCGGTCTCCACCAAAAAGTTGGTATATTAACAATACTTTTGTACAGGGAGAATGAAATGCGCCTCTgggatctggtgggggattgttagagAATTTGAACTTGGCCCAAATAACAATTCATATAAATCCCAAAGGCCCACTCACACATGCATGGTATGGTAGGAACTTTAGTACCACATTGCTACTCTAGGTGGAGTGAAGCCAACTTAATTACTTAAATAGTTGAGTTGTCTCCACTTGGTTGAATACATTAAGGAGAGAAAAAAAGGGAGAACTCACACGCTCGCTCGCCTCATCGGGCCGACGAGGgcacacgacatgcgcgtgaatggtccgacgATTTACCCTGGCAATGACAAATAGCTGGAACAGTCTGATTTAGGTGCCAATTAAGGTGTTTACTCAAATAGAACTCCTATTGATTTGCTAGTTGATAAGGTAAATATCCAATCCATTGAATGCTAGGTGTAATGAGGATAAGGGCCTCCAAAAAACTTATTTTCGTTCTATGAACTTTAAGGTGTTTGAAGTCTCATAGTAAACTCTTGCAGCGGAACGATagggactccatttcccttaggccttagggcatgtacaaaccaattagagcatctccaagagaaccCAAAAATTAATCTCCCTATACAAGAGAATAAGGATCTCCCTAAATCCCTTAATTTCATTCTATGAGTACCGTCTCCAACAGATCCCAAGGTTTTCTCAAAATTTAAATCCATAAAGGCCCACAAATGATGTACGTACCTGCCATCTCAAACCTCCCTACGCTGCCCCCAAACGTTCTGCGGACGTCGCCGTGCATGCACAAGAATCCTGCCGTAGAGGTCATCGTTTGCTTGAAACCTGGCGACGTAGGGGATCGTCGTAAATCATCAGTAGATTTCGGAGTGGCGGTTGCGGACATAAACCAATGTGGGCGATGGATTGGTGACTTAGTGAACACATGAAGTCGCCTGTGGCTTTGACGCAGGCCGGCGCCAAATGCTGAAACAGACGCGGGAACAACATAAGGAGGCTCGATAGGGAGCTCGGGCGACGGCGAAGTTTTGCGCCGTGTACATGGATTTATTCGCCTGCGGTGGTTTGGGGCTGCTTGAAAGGGTACTGTTGGGatcaattttttttctttttattctaaAATATGGATTAGGATAAAGGTTTTAGGctatcttggagatgctcttaaatAAGACGTCTTTAAGGGGTTTCTAAAGAGCTAAGTGAAAAAAAATCAAGAGACAAACTCTTCACGAAATGTTTATCTCTCTATATAATATGTATTGACCACATTATTATCTAAAAACTCAAGGTTGTATCATTCTGTTAGTTATCTCTTGTATTTAGAAAAAACTTTTGAGCTATAAGGTTGTACATATCCTTAGGTTGATTTAATTTAGAATTTAGACATGAGTCAAACTTATAGTTTCCGTATTTGCCATTAGGAACtaaaatagagggactaaaaaATTAGTCACTATAAACCAATGCCTACGGTGCTAGGAGGTACTGTGAGAAGAGCAGAAGATAAGAATCCGTTGCAAGTTGCAACTCTGATTCAGAATTGTGTGAATACATCACACAACTCGCAATATGGAAAGTCGTTTTCTATAGGTGTATCGGACACCGCTCGTGCGTGTGGCACGGCGAAACGAACTCCGTTACATAATTCGTACGTGTCCCCGAAAAAAAATCTCGGGACACACCGGGAGGCGCGAGTAAAGCCATCGCCCATAGCCGTAGGTAGTAGTAGTTCTCCGTACTCCTGTCCTGCTCCTCGTATCGTATCAGCACTCAGCAGTTCAGCACACCAAGGGGGCGAGAAGGCACACCCGCTCTCCCTCGGTCCGCAGCCTACCAGACCAGACCGCGTCATCACCCACCATCCGGAGGCGAGGCGTCCTTGGCCTGCAGATGATCGAAAAGCCGCTCGCGTCCTACGGCCAGCACCGCAACGCGCCGGCGGCGTCAGACCCTGGGGCTCAGCCACGCGACGATGTCGTCCATCACCCTGTCCTTCTCGGGCTCGATCAGGAGGTCGTGCAGCAGCCCGTCGTAAAGCTTGAGGGACTTGTCCGCGGACGAGGCCCGCTCGTACAGCGCCCGCGAGCCCCTGGGGTCGGTCACCAGGTCGTCGGCGCCGTGCAGCACCAGCAGCGGCACCGCGATCCGGTGCAGGTGCTGCTGCAGGTACGACGTCAGGCGGAGGATCTCGTAGCCCGTCCTCACGCGGATGGCGCCCGTGAACACGAGCGGGTCCGTGTATTTGGCCCGCAGGGCCTCGGGGTCGCGCGACACCGGCGGGCCGTTCCTGTGGGACGCCGTGAACTGATACCTCGGCGCGATGAGGGCAAAAATCGGTGCCATGACCTGTAGTTGGAAGCAGAAATGTTTTTTTTCTTGAGATGGGTGAGGAGGACATATGTTGCCTGCGGACTTCACACTCTATAACTATAATAACCACAAAATTGGTAGCAAGCGTAAGTACTATTTTATCTCAGGCAAATCAAATCATAAAAATGTGGATCAATATGTTATAGCCCAAATTTTACTGAACCTAGGACACAATGTTTAGGAAACCACAAGGAACCGTGTTTCTGCTTCATTTCTTCAAGGTATAGAAATTCTACTAGTTATTTGGAGTCAAACAATTTTAACTTTGACCACTTTATTTGGGGAAGTACTAACATTCTAATATCAAATAACTAATTATTAGATTGATTGTGAAATACATTTTCATAGTAAACCTATTTGGAGACATGTAGTTTCAATTTGGACGAGCGAGGATTGTTTAAATAAACAACATGACAAATATTACTCCACATGCCACCTACTTCGTTTTTTCAAGGATACAAGTACTGTACTAGATTAAATATAGATTAAGGAAGAACAAGGCATACCGCTATGATTGGGTGTGTAGGCTGAACACGGACAGCTGGTGATGTCAAGACAATACCTCTAAGGAGAGTTTCTACCTCTGGATCAAGTGCAGCCTGCCAAGAACCAAAACAATTAGAACATACAGCAGAAAAGAAATGTGTAACAGTACACTTGGAGAAGTAAGCACCACTGACGTTACCTTCAGAATGATACCTCCACCAGTCGAGTGACCGAAGCAGAAGCATGGAAGACCAGGGTTCTCAGCTAACACTTTCTTGAGGTACATTTTCTACATTGATCAGAACATTTTGAATAAGAATTTACACAGATAGTCTCAGACAGCTGTGAAGATATCCAATTGCTCTTACCAAATCACTGACAGCATGATCAAGAGATTGCACATATCCATGGAGACCATCACTTCCACCATGACCTATATTACACAGCACAATCTACAGGTTAACATCAGACTGATAAATTTATCAGTGATTCTCAGTGGTGCCTGCAGTTCTGACAAAATCCAAATATTAATTAGCTAAATTGTTCGCTGCATTATTACCATTTGGTTCCTTACTATAGTATAGAATCTCATTCTATGCTCTTACAGCTTAACGTTTGGAGCAGTTAATATTTTTATGGTTATATGTAGTAAATAAACTATAAGCAACTTCAAGCTAGCATGTAGTTTTACTAATTCAACAAGGAGAAGCTAAACTGAATAAGGCATTGTTCGTTTGTCCAGGAATCCACCCAAAGCTTAtataaattaggcaaacaatccGGGTATAAATCATTTCAGGGAACGGTTCCTAGGAACCAAAcgggccacaaggaaaatattagTTCATACGTCAATCTTTGTTATAAATGATGTGTACCCAACAATCTGTACCCCTCAGAATTAAATGTCCAAGCCAACAACTTGTGGATAATCACCAATATGGAATGGGAAGCAATTGAACTGGTGTGCACCTAAGCTCCCAGATCACATTCAGATAATACACGATACAAGGTAACCACAAAGTAAGCGAAGAAGAATCACAGCTAAGCTCCCAGCTACGAACCAGATAACATTATTCATCTCAACTACTAAAGGTCAGGGCCACCAAAGTCAAGTGTAAAAAATAGACAGTCCTGCGTTTCACTTTCAGGATTTAAGACCAGAAAAATTAAGTGTACATTTCGTCCTAGTGAGAAATTGGCATCTTCGTTCATTTCCCTTGCCATGGCTGGTGAATAATTTGTGGTACTAGTTAATTAAGTTCACAACCACACAGTCATCAACATGGACGAAAATCAAATCAAACagtaaatgcataagtagttcgtGATAATATAACAACCAAAAAAGGAGGGGAAAAGATGCTCACCAGTCCAGTCCATCCCGTACACCTTGATGCCGATGCCATTCAATCGCCTCGCTAAATGGTCATACCTCCCACTGCCACACCAATCCAAGGAAGGTCAGGGCCAGCCATCCGCTACCAACAAACCAGCATAGCCGGAGCGGAGAATCACTTCGAAAGGAACTGACAGGAACCGGAACCGTTCATACCTGTGCTCGTTTAGCCCGTGCATGACAACAACTAGCGCCCTGCGTCACAAATCGCCAACAACAAAGGACGAATAATTAGATCACCAAGCCGATAGCACCAGAAGGCACCTTTCCTAGGAGAAGAAAAAGGACAAAATTTGCAAGCACATGTGGGCAGCGTCCCCAGGATGCCTGGATTTTAATCGGGTAAAGCTCTGTTCCGTAAGGGAGTGTCATTGCCCCCACCTCGGTTTAACGGTGGAGGGCGGGTGCGGCCACCAGCACTGCGTGAAGAGCGTCTCGCCGCGAGCGGTGGGGACGAGCTCGTACTCCCGCCCGGCCTCCCGCGCCCGGCGCACGGCGATCTCCCTGCGCGCGGACGCCTGCCTCCGCGCGGCGACCATGGGGGACCCGGCCGGCACCCGCAGAAccaccgacgacgacgacgacgccttccccTTCCTCCCGCTGGCCCCCGGCGCGGAGGCCGTGGCGGCATCGGACGCCACGGCCGCGGCCACGGCCCCGGCCGGCCGCGCGCGCCACCGGAagggcaggagcaggagcagggccaGCGGCTGGAGCACGGCGAGGAGCCGGCGCAGCGCGAGCAGCGAGAGCAGCGCGCTCAGCCGGCCCGCCGCGTCCGCCGCCTGCATGCCCCCGGCCATCCTTGCGACCACCGGctccgtctccgtctccgtctccTATCCCTTCTTCTTCCTCGACGCGGGCCGCGGGGACTGGTGGTGGTGGGGTTGGGTTGGCCGGCCGGTCGGTCGGTCGTCGCCGCGGCCGTGATCCCTCGCGCCCCCCAGATAAAGCTCCCGATCCCGGAACGGTCGCGCCGGCACCGCCCTAAAATTGGGTTCTCTCCAGCGCAATCCTCTTCCACCGCAACCCTCCCCCAAAAAAATGAGAGTCGTGCTGCTCGTCCTTTTTATCGATTTTATATCACCCTCTCATGCAGCCGCGCGCCGTCGATTCTCGAACCGGGTTCTCGAGCGGCACGCAACGAAGGTCAGTGGCCGGAATAATCGCCGGGGGAAAAGGAGAAGTTGAGTAGGGCTTCGCGGCTGGGAGTGGAGGCGAAGGTTTTATAGCCGTCGCTCGCAGGTCGCAGCTGTAGGCCTGTAGCCTgtaggaggtggaggcggaggcggcaagggagagtcTACCGAAACGTCTCTTGCCGGGCCGCGGCGGGCGGGGGTCGTGGCCGCGCACGGGCCCACGTGGCGGGGAACGACTGGGTCCCACACAGCCTCCTCCAGGCAAACGTGTGGACGGCGGCAAAGCGTCAGGCCGCGTGGCGCCACAGTGGCGGCTGGGGAGCCGCTAAAAGAGACGCGCGGCGTGGGTCGGGCGTGGCGGGCCCCGTATGGCAGCTGGTCTGGGTGGGCCGCGGCCGGTCGCCGTCGCTTATCTCGTTTATTATCTCCACCGGGCCCTAGGTAGCGTCGCGACTCGCGCGGGGCCGTGGCTCTCGTCGTCCCCTCTAGATTCTCGCGGGGCGGCCTGTGGCCCTGTGGTGGCATTGGCAAGGCATGAGAAAGGAACGGACGGGTTCAGCGGCATCTAGAACTCTCGGGAACGTCGACGCATATGCGGACCACCGGCACACGGGACTGTGCGGTGCCTGCCCGTGCCCttgtgtgcagccacatctcggaCCCACTCTATAGTAGAGCTCTAAAATAAGTAAAAGTGTTTTAAAATCGTATAAAAATTTATTAGCAGGTTTTCTTACGTCTAGTGCTCCTTATTTTACTAGGGCCGACCCGGGGCAAAAAACACGGCGCAGTGAGGCAGTCTGGCAGTGACGCGCGCGGCCGGCGAGCGAGGCGGACCGTGCGTTTGCGAGTTGCGAGCACGATAAACCTGCTCCTGCTCGTCCGGAGATGTCGGCGGATTATTATCTTCTCAACAAAAAGAAGAGGGAGGAAAGGGAGGCGGAGGCGTGCGCTGCTTTGTTCGGGCTCTTATTTGCCAACCACGTACCAGGAGCGAGCGCGATCTGGGAGAGGGACGCGCCGGAGTCCTCATCTCTGGAAATATATAATATCATCGTCAGCGACAGGTGGAGTTGCCCGTGTCCACCTAATGGATcatgtttgctgttacaaaatatTTTGTACATATGATCTAATCCATCTATGTGATAGTTATTTTccaagggacacaccccttggAAACTCTTGTATATATACTCCACTACACTGTAATAAAGAAACACCCATGTCATTCCATCTCTGTTCTCTCCATTTGTCACTGAGCACTGCAACATAttgcaacacgttatcagcactgtcTCAAGCGAGAAATCAGAAGAAAGGAGGGAAGAACTCTGGCTGTTCTTGCAAAGAACAGCAACTTCGATCTGCAAATCAACAGCAAGGTATGGAGCATACCATTTCCATGTGCATACGTcgtatgcgcgaagttcttcatatTGTTGATGATGCGATGTTGGAAGCGTTCACCGTTGGGCAAGCCACAGTACTCCCACCGGTGCACGAGATCCCTGAACGCCGTGTGcaagtgcaaaatgtgcacttctgcgTTCTCCATGGATGGACAGCGGTGGTTCCGCTGCCAGTGGTGGAGTGTGGACTCCCCACTGCATCCCCGTCGCCACCGGTGCCGGTGGTTGACGTGGGATCGTCTGCATCCGCTCCTATGGACGTCGATTTGGAGGCACCGCCGCCGCCTCCACCCACTGCAGAGGCAGTTACTCGTCGTTCTTCATCTCCACCGGCGCCCGTGGTCGTCGGGACCATTGCTGCCCGTCGTGGGCAGCCTGCACGCGTTGTTGATGCCCCGAGTGGCCGCATCATCTTCACCGGCCATCACCCAAATGGGGTGGCCCCATATTCCTCCTCCAATCGGAGGGCCTGATGGCCCTCGATCCGGCCGCCACGTCGGCCGTTTGGGGGGAGGGGTGGGGAGTGGCGCGGCAAGCCCCGGCGCGGCCGCGCTCTGCGGAGCACGGCCGCCGCATCAGGGACGGCGCTCGGCGCGGCACTCGGCTTGGCGCTCAGCGCGAGAGAAGGCCCCGGCGCGGGCGCACGCCTGGCGCTCGGCGCGGACGGGAGGAGCGCCGCTTCGCGGCCGTGCTAGGCCCTTGGCAAGAGGCCACGGCGTGCCCGGCCGAGCGCAGGCGCACGGCGCGGCTTGCGCGGCGCCCCCTCGTCGGCGCTGTCCGATCTCGGACATGGCGCGCAGGGAGCAGGCAGGCTCCCCTGGCGTGGCCCCCAAGGCTTTCACGTGGGCCAGGCGCGCTCGGTGCAGCCTCCACGGTGGAGCTCGTCGGCTCCCAGGAGGAGCCCTGGCTCGCGGCCCCGAGCGAGTCGCCTGGAGCGGCTGGCGACGCTCGACGCGGCCCGCCATGGCGCTCGGCGCGACTCCTACCCGGCGCGGGCGAGGGAGATGGCCCTGGCGCGGGCGCGCACCAGGCGCTCGGCGCAGGCGCAGGGAAGCCCTCGGCCAGGGCGGCGCAGGTCcttcaggggcggcggcggcttcctGGCAGTTCCTGGCGGCGGCCAGGAAAGCCCTGGTGGCGGCGGCCAGGAAAGccctggtggcggcggcggcttcaGGGGCGGTTAGGGTtggaaaccctagccgccccaacATGATATAGGCTTTTGGGCCTATGTTGGGCCGCTTGGGCAGGCCAGCCTGGCTGGGCCGGCGTGCAGGCCGCCAGGCCGCTGCCTGGTCCGCCTGGCAGGCCGCCTGGGCTGCTTTTCAGAGCCCAAAAAAAAATGATCTACATTTACCATtttaaattctgaatttcagtATAAGACTCCGTTTTATATGTGATTTCAGTTCAAAGTTATCTTAGGCGTCTAAATTCATAATTTAGACTGCATATATTGTAAAGACATATATGCTTTATTGTAAATATAGCAGATTTTAGTTCGTGAATTATTGTTTGTTTTACATTAATAATTCACATATCTCTACTTGCTATTATTTACGCATTCATTTATGTTTGCATATAAATATAGCATTTATTAAGTTCAGACTTAATAAAACTCATGCAAAAATGAAATTACATTATTTTGGATCAAGAGCATAGGGAGAtagagtcctaagcattggctgcactaaattcttttatagaatttagtagcccagagaccgtgcttgtGGCAGCATTTGGAATGCCTATCTCTATGAGGTCTACATCCCTCGGgatgattacctatacgtgctaTCCAAAATAACATGATATGGAGTTATTGAATTTTACTTTGATAATTAGTAGAGCATGGgtagtggagacctaagcattggctgcggtttgttcatccgtgaacttatcagcccagaggccgtgcttttaggcagcaagtttcttgcccactactagatctacctcattaatttgaggattatctaTACTATGCTTACTAAAATTCAAAGTATTTATTCAATGGGAAGGTTTGGAACCTTCAAGAAACTCGTTACATATGTAATTTTTAAGAATTTTTTGCATAGTGAGCTTACAACATCACCATTGTGACTATTAATTTATGCGTAAATTAATGGATGTCCATGGTAATGACTGTAGGAACATGTCAACCAAAGAGTTCGAGGAACTCGCCCTTGATGGGCATAACTACCCAACTTGGGCTTCAGATATTGAAATACCTTTTGCTTCTCGTGGGATCATTGATGCCATTGCAGCACCCATCACTGGTACTGATCCAGTGAATGAGGTTAAAAAGAACACAACACTTTTCTTTTTGAGGCTTTACATCCATAAGGACCTTAAGCAAGAGTACCTTATGGAGAGATGCCCTCACAACTTGTGGAAAGCTCTCAAAGAGCGCTATGAACAGCAGAAGGAGCTCATATGGCCATCAGCCAACCATGAGTGGAACCACCTTCGACTGCAAGATTTTAAATCCGTTGCAGAATATAACCATGCTCTTCATAGCATTTGTTCTAAATTGAAGTTTTGCGAGAAAGAGCCCTCTGAAGCAGACAAGATAGAGAAGACTCTATCTACCATGCTTCCAGAGGACAGGATATTGCATCAGCAGTATCGCTCTAGTAATTTCCAGAGATATTCTCAACTTATGCACACATTGACCCAAGCAGAAAAGCATCATGAGCTTCTTCTAAAGAATGTTCAGCAGCGCCCTCCTGGGTCTGCCCCTCTGCCTGAGGTACATTTCAATGTGCATAAGACTGAGAATAAGAAAGGATTCAA
It contains:
- the LOC100272277 gene encoding uncharacterized protein LOC100272277, whose product is MAGGMQAADAAGRLSALLSLLALRRLLAVLQPLALLLLLPFRWRARPAGAVAAAVASDAATASAPGASGRKGKASSSSSVVLRVPAGSPMVAARRQASARREIAVRRAREAGREYELVPTARGETLFTQCWWPHPPSTVKPRALVVVMHGLNEHSGRYDHLARRLNGIGIKVYGMDWTGHGGSDGLHGYVQSLDHAVSDLKMYLKKVLAENPGLPCFCFGHSTGGGIILKAALDPEVETLLRGIVLTSPAVRVQPTHPIIAVMAPIFALIAPRYQFTASHRNGPPVSRDPEALRAKYTDPLVFTGAIRVRTGYEILRLTSYLQQHLHRIAVPLLVLHGADDLVTDPRGSRALYERASSADKSLKLYDGLLHDLLIEPEKDRVMDDIVAWLSPRV